The nucleotide window TTTGCAATGCCCCAACTAAAGTGTGTAATACCCGCCATTTTCGGCTTGGATTTATTCGGTGAATCCGTACAATGGCGCGCCCGGCCAGAACCTACCCGCCGCCATGAAAATCCAGATCGCCTCCGACCTGCACCTGGAGATGCGCCCAGACTACGAACCGAACCCGGTTACGGAGTTCCGGCCTGTCCCGGACCGGGATGTCCTGGTGCTGGCGGGCGACATCGGCACCCACACTAATGCCCTGCAGTTTGTCGAAGACGAAGCGCGCATTTCGCCCGTGATCCTGATCCCGGGCAACCACGAGTACTACTCGGTGCACACACGCCACGAGACGGATTACGCCTGGCGGCAAATCGTCGAGAGCATGCCGAGTCTACATTACCTGGTCGCCGAGGGCGTCACGATTGACGGTGTACGGTTTTGGGGCGCACCGTGGTATTCGGACCCGTTGAGACTGCGGGGTCCCGGCTCCCTGCGATTGATCGCGGGGAGTCTCAATGACTTCGACCCGAAGTACGACGATTCCGGCCGCTGGACCGTGCAACGGCATTTGGAAGAGCACGCCCTCCAGACGCGGCTATTGCGCGAGCAGGCCGGCTGGGTCGATGTGGTCATCACGCACTGGCCACCGACGCTCCACGCTGTAGCGCCGGGGTTCAAGGACGACGCGCTGACCGGCTATTTCGTCAATGACAATGAGGAGCTAGTTAGAGAGATCGGTGCCCAGGCATGGATCAGCGGTCACGTCCATGACGCCTACGAGGCGATAGTTGGCGATACGCAGGTTGTCAGCAACCCCACGAGTTATCCGATGGGTGCAGCCGATGAGAATGGGCTATTCCGGCCGGATCGGGTGATTGAGATCCGTCCGCGACGTGCTGCGCGGTCTTAGCTTCGACCATCCAGGCGAGATCGACACTTGGACTGTGGCTCTTTGCCGAAGAAGATCAATGCGGCGCGTCACGCATAAGTAGAATCTTGTCCATGGACCTTCATGCCGCCAGAGAAAGTTAACCGAAAAAGAGCAGCGGTACCTGAATCTGTCCGATTGCTCACTGAAACGGACAGGAAAGTCGCGTAATTGGCAACCTGAAGAAGAGACGGGGACCACCACCATACAAAATGTGCGAAAGATCCTTGAAGCTATCCTGATTCTCTTGCAATTGACGACTAGCATCAGCGCCCAATGGCCATCAGTAAAGGCACGCGCCACTTTGGCTCTGTGGTGCACATCGCGCTGAAGACGCTCTCGCTGACAGCGAGAATGCTCATTCCAGAAATGCCCTTATGCGTTTCCCAAGTACATCGCGGTCGGCGAGTTCACATTCCCAAATTGTGATGACCTGCCATCCCATTTCCCGAAGCCGCTTTTGATTCCTAGCATCGCGTTCTTTGTTTTTTTGGAGCTTTGGAAGCCAATAGTCTCGGTTAGTTTTGGGGGAACGAGCTCCCCGGGGGCAGGTGTGCTGATGCCAGAAGCAGCCATGCACGAAGATCACCTTTGATCTTGATGGGAATACCAAGTCCGGCTTCCCGGGGAGATTCTTCCTATGCAAGCGATAACGAAAGCCCAGACTATGAGTGATTCGGCGCACGATCAATTCAGGCTTAGTGTCGCAGCTCTTCACGGCGCGCATGATTGCGCTACGATCAAGAGTTGTGCTTGTCATCGGATTCGGATCTTGAGACTAGGGTCCGTTTCCACTCCCTCAATAATCTCGTTATAGCGCTTCACCAATTCATCCAATTTGAGCCGCCTTCCCTCGGTTTGAAATCCGCCAAGTTCATGTATGTTCAAGGCAACAAATTGCTCGATCTCAAATATGTCGATCCTTTCGCCCACGTTTTCGCGATTCGCCAATTCATCCGCGACAAGTGCCCCGCGATCTACCGTAACCAGCAAGGGCTTGTATCCTTCATTGAGGTTATCCACGCAACGGCGTATTACGGCTTCGCCCGGAGCCGTTGTGACGTGAATGGCTGCATCGCCAATCGAGAAATCGCCGACTCGCTCGCTCTGAGCGTCTGCGGTCGAGAAACTATTATGATCAATGCAGCCGATTCCGAGAGCGCAATCCAGTTTCGCTCCAACCAAATGCTGTAGAACCGCTCCAGCGTAGTGAGTTCCTTGCGCCTCTCCTTGTCGCTTCATTGCCTGCGCCAAAATATCCCGAATCACATGTCGAATCCCGCGGGAGCTATCTAGCTTGATCGAAAATGGCCGGCCGGCGAAAAACTCCCGAACGCGCATAATCCAAAAGAGTTCAATTTGGTCGAGATGCGCCTTTTCCTCTTCGTGAAGACGATTGAGAAAGGCGACATACGCCCTCATTCTCTTTATGCTGCCTCGGCTTGTACGTCCGCCTTCCTGAGCAAGCACTCTAGTGATTCCATGCTTGGATAAAATGGATTGAACGGCTCCTTTCCCCAAGCCCAGCACTTGACCGCCTCCAGCCGTTACGAGTGTTTCCGGATCGAGCGGCAAACCCCATTCGCGAGCTCGGTTGGTAACGACCAAAGCCACGCACAGCGGCCCTTTCCCCCGAAACTTGTTTTGACGGGAGAATCCTTCTAGTTGCGTCGCAAGTTTCTCTTCCATGCGTTAGGCCACCTTCTCTTGGGTGAAAATCTCAGCGTTCAAAACCGGTTCGAAGATGTTCTCAGCGATATGCCGGACCACGGGAACGACAACGCCATCCCCCGCTAGATGATACGCCTCGTTGTATCTTCTAGGCAGCGCGTAATCGTCGGAAATACCCATTAATCGTGCCGCCTCCCTGGGAGAAAGCAATCGAGACTTCACGTTTTCTCCCTCAACAATCATTAGCGTTTGGCGACTTGATCCCCCGGTTGGCGTGCGAAGGCATCCTGCGATGTTGTCGAATCGAATCTCAGCTCTCTGCTTGTAGCCGCCTTCCTTTGTGGGACGCGTTCGCTTGTAGACAGTCCCAATGACGCGCTTACCCGCGCGCTTCGCCTCCACCACTTTTGCAAAATGGGATTCGTTCATCATGCTGAGTAGTCTGCGAGTTTCCTTTGCAGTATGCCAACGAACCCCCTGAGGTGGTGACTCCTCTAAGTCTGAGAATCCGTCTGTGCGCAAAGGGGGAGACTTTAGCTGCCACCATATCCAACGCTTCTTGTCCTGCAAAGACAGCCTCGCGTAGGCGCGGTGTAGCGCTGGGGTGCACCATTTCTCGTCAGCCTGAGCTGAAAAAAGGTGCTCATCGATCGCCTGACTAGAGTGCACAGCAATGATAAATAATCGCGGACGAGACTGCGGAATGAAATGGACCGCGTCAATCACCAACGCCCCACAGGAATAATCCTGGCGAGTGAGCGCAGTGATTAATGCGGTGAAATCTCTGCCCCCGTTTGAAGTCAGTGTGCCGCAAACGTTCTCAATCACGATTAAGGGAACGGCACGCCCTTCAACGGCGAGTGTCTTCATAAGCCGCCAGAAAGACCAAAAAGTCCCGGACCGCTCGCCACGCAATCCCGCACCGCTGCCTGCTAGAGAGAGGTCCTGGCAAGGAAATGAAGCCCAAGCTAAATCCGCTCTGCCTGGCAGATCGGCGGTATCTATGTCGGCAACATCGCCTACGCGGAGTTCTTTTTCACCCCAATTCTCGATGTAACTGGCCCCTTTCTTTGGGTCAATGTCATTAGCGAACAAGCACGACCACTTAGAGCCAAGGCCGGAGCGAACCATGCCTCCTCCCGCGAAAAACTCATAGAAGCTATGCATCCTTTTCGCAGTCTCTAGCTTGCTCCCCCAAAGTCTCCTGCAATTGCTTCATTAGGGGTCTTGTTCTCGTTACATCCTATCTACAAATACTAGCCGTAGTTTAGGCGGAATGACCATTCCTACAGAATCGGCATGCCTTGAAACCACTTACGCCAGTCGCTTTAGCCGGGGACGGTATCGAATGTTCAGCAATGAACAAATTGACTGCTCAATGGGTTCAACAACTCGATGAGTATTAAGGTATCCCTGCGTCCTAATCGAAATTACTTTTCTAAAAAAAGAATACTGGTGCTTTCTGAGAAGCGACTTGAGTTGATCCCTTTCTCTTTCGCCCAAGTCATGTGTCGTCTCAAGTCGAAGAAAATAGTCAATAAGATCGTATGCTGGTGTGTTCCTTTTTCTAACAACGTTTTCGACAATTGGGAAAATTTCAGGCTTGTTAAGCGCACAAACAATCTTTTCCACATTCCACATAGTTAAGAGGAAAGATATTGTCGTCAAGAAGTGCTTGATTTCTTCAGTTTCGAGCTCGGGATGTCGTTCACGAATATAGGCAGCGTAATCGTTTATTTCACGTTGACTTCCTAGCATGAGGCGCACTATGCGCAATCCACTATCGGCTACAGTTTCAACGACTTCCAGTAATTTTTTGCGTTTGAGGCTCCCGAATTTCGTTCTTAGAATCTGACCAAGAATCTCATTGTTCTTGAGAATCTTGTACATATTATTCACGACC belongs to Gammaproteobacteria bacterium and includes:
- the vsr gene encoding DNA mismatch endonuclease Vsr, translated to MTSTTLDRSAIMRAVKSCDTKPELIVRRITHSLGFRYRLHRKNLPGKPDLVFPSRSKVIFVHGCFWHQHTCPRGARSPKTNRDYWLPKLQKNKERDARNQKRLREMGWQVITIWECELADRDVLGKRIRAFLE
- a CDS encoding DUF4928 domain-containing protein → MEEKLATQLEGFSRQNKFRGKGPLCVALVVTNRAREWGLPLDPETLVTAGGGQVLGLGKGAVQSILSKHGITRVLAQEGGRTSRGSIKRMRAYVAFLNRLHEEEKAHLDQIELFWIMRVREFFAGRPFSIKLDSSRGIRHVIRDILAQAMKRQGEAQGTHYAGAVLQHLVGAKLDCALGIGCIDHNSFSTADAQSERVGDFSIGDAAIHVTTAPGEAVIRRCVDNLNEGYKPLLVTVDRGALVADELANRENVGERIDIFEIEQFVALNIHELGGFQTEGRRLKLDELVKRYNEIIEGVETDPSLKIRIR
- a CDS encoding DNA cytosine methyltransferase, whose amino-acid sequence is MHSFYEFFAGGGMVRSGLGSKWSCLFANDIDPKKGASYIENWGEKELRVGDVADIDTADLPGRADLAWASFPCQDLSLAGSGAGLRGERSGTFWSFWRLMKTLAVEGRAVPLIVIENVCGTLTSNGGRDFTALITALTRQDYSCGALVIDAVHFIPQSRPRLFIIAVHSSQAIDEHLFSAQADEKWCTPALHRAYARLSLQDKKRWIWWQLKSPPLRTDGFSDLEESPPQGVRWHTAKETRRLLSMMNESHFAKVVEAKRAGKRVIGTVYKRTRPTKEGGYKQRAEIRFDNIAGCLRTPTGGSSRQTLMIVEGENVKSRLLSPREAARLMGISDDYALPRRYNEAYHLAGDGVVVPVVRHIAENIFEPVLNAEIFTQEKVA